In Apium graveolens cultivar Ventura chromosome 10, ASM990537v1, whole genome shotgun sequence, the following are encoded in one genomic region:
- the LOC141691331 gene encoding 1-aminocyclopropane-1-carboxylate synthase-like produces MEVSANLLSKIAMNDGHGENSPYFYGWKAYDSDPYHSTSNPGGVMQMGLAENKLCFDLIQEWILENPEASVCTSEGVNNFTDIAIFQDYHGLPEFRHAVAKFMAKVRGDAVVFNPDRIVMSAGATAANEMLAFCLADPGDAFLVPTPYYPGFDRDLRWRTGVQLLPVVCKSSNNFKITREALEAALNKARKSNIKVKGLMITNPSNPLGTIIDRDTLKSLVKFVNEKNIHLICDEIYAGTVFTEPEYISVAEILKDDKKCNPDLIHLVYGLSKSMGFPGFRIGIIYSYDDKVVSCARKMSSFGLVSTQTQKLISSMLSDERFVENYILESRKRLAARHTVLTSGLMQVRIGNFQSNAGLFCWMDLRRLLKEPTFEAEMELWRLIINEAKLNISPGSSFHCSEPGWFRVCYANMDEDTMGIAVRRIKKFVLQIDERESAVRNYWIDKWDALCLSFQRSDDTIMKTPKLAKWEDIEANILSVKF; encoded by the exons ATGGAGGTTTCAGCT AACTTGCTGTCAAAGATTGCTATGAATGATGGTCATGGAGAAAATTCACCATATTTCTATGGTTGGAAGGCTTATGACAGTGATCCTTACCATTCCACTAGTAACCCTGGAGGAGTTATGCAGATGGGACTTGCCGAAAATAAG CTTTGCTTCGACTTGATCCAAGAATGGATACTAGAGAATCCAGAGGCTTCTGTTTGCACTTCTGAAGGAGTAAATAACTTCACAGATATCGCGATTTTTCAAGATTATCACGGCTTACCTGAGTTTAGACAT GCTGTCGCTAAGTTTATGGCAAAAGTAAGAGGTGATGCAGTAGTATTTAATCCTGATCGCATAGTTATGAGCGCAGGAGCTACTGCAGCTAATGAAATGTTGGCCTTCTGTTTGGCTGATCCTGGTGATGCTTTTCTGGTGCCAACTCCGTATTACCCAGG ATTCGATCGTGATTTGAGGTGGCGAACGGGAGTGCAGCTTCTCCCAGTTGTATGCAAAAGCTCAAATAATTTCAAGATTACCAGAGAAGCATTAGAAGCAGCACTTAACAAAGCACGGAAGTCAAATATCAAAGTTAAAGGCTTGATGATTACAAATCCATCAAATCCATTAGGCACAATTATAGACCGTGATACATTAAAAAGCCTGGTGAAATTCGTCAACGAGAAAAATATTCACCTCATTTGTGACGAAATTTATGCTGGGACAGTGTTCACTGAGCCAGAGTACATCAGCGTTGCTGAAATACTGAAGGATGATAAGAAATGCAATCCGGACTTAATTCATCTGGTATATGGTCTGTCAAAATCCATGGGGTTTCCGGGATTCAGAATTGGAATAATTTACTCGTACGATGATAAAGTAGTGAGTTGTGCTAGAAAAATGTCAAGTTTTGGATTGGTCTCCACTCAGACTCAAAAACTGATCTCAAGCATGCTCTCAGATGAAAGATTCGTCGAGAACTACATATTGGAAAGCAGGAAAAGACTAGCTGCACGACACACGGTTTTAACCAGCGGCCTAATGCAAGTCCGAATTGGAAATTTTCAGAGCAATGCAGGGCTGTTTTGTTGGATGGATTTACGAAGGCTACTTAAAGAGCCAACATTTGAAGCTGAAATGGAGCTATGGCGCTTAATTATCAATGAAGCTAAGCTCAATATTTCACCTGGATCGTCTTTTCACTGTTCAGAACCCGGTTGGTTTAGAGTTTGCTATGCAAATATGGATGAGGACACAATGGGAATTGCTGTACGACGGATCAAGAAATTTGTTCTTCAAATTGATGAACGTGAATCGGCTGTTAGGAACTATTGGATTGATAAATGGGATGCACTTTGTTTATCATTCCAAAGGTCGGACGATACTATCATGAAAACACCGAAATTGGCAAAATGGGAGGATATAGAAGCAAATATTTTGTCAGTCAAGTTTTAA